The window GCAACCTCTTGTGGAGAAATGAATAGAGACAAATACAATGTGACAGGCAAAATTTGTTGTAAtcttgttgtttattttgtaaaaatacaaaactacCAGCATTGTTTCTCAAACAAACCTATCATATGGCTTTGAAGGCTTAAACTAGATGTAGCGCACATTACATTTACTCATTTAGCtgttagacacacacacacacacacacacaaatattaataatgcataGCCTATTTGTCTGTCATGCATAAATGAAACAGTTAAGAAACAGGTAAGATTTCTGTAATAGCACTAATAaactgaatgtgttttaaatacacAGTTACAAAGTTTATATATTTGTCACCAAAAAATCTAACTTAATCATAACTGTCTAATCATAACTGAATATTGCTTGTTCCACAGCTACCCATATGTAAACCATGTTCctactttttaaacaaataaatgtaattgttttcacAATTAAGATGTTTGTGCTGATTCTCAGTTtgaattcatgcatttaaaaaatgcctttttttccAGAAAGTTAAATGTATGTATGACTGACAAACGTGtatcacattaagtttattagtttgttaaaaatgtttaaagccAATGGATTGAAATTTTCGATGTAATGCAAATATATCAATCTTACATTTaggcctaaatattttttttgagtaCACAGCTGTTTCACATGCAATACTAAAGCACCTAAAATCAAACTGACTCCAAGATGAGTGATGTGTGAGGTATCAAAACCAAATGAAATAAGTAAGCAAAATAAGCAAGCATGAAATAAGTAAGCAAATCTAAAACCTGTGCACCTTGTTTTCTGTGCATATACAAAATAGACCTCATTAATTAGCACGACTGATGGAGatgaattaatatttcttttcaCAGATGAACTTcatctcataattgcaagaaacaTCAAACCAACTGTCTAAATAGTTGACatcatttttcacaattgcaCAGTTTTCTCCATTGTGATCATCTTCTTTCCAGTTATCAGGTTCACTTTTCTCAGATGTCCTCTTGTACCAAAAcctttaaaagtgaaaaaacaaGTGATCAAAGTATAAAAAAGtgattaatgataataataaatgttattttaataacatataataataaatgttttagtaatacattttttttttttttattataattttttttatgtgttttttattacattaattgacacaaaTAATTGTAATCAGTTTTCTTACTGTATTCCAGTTTCACTGAGAGTTTGGTTATTCACCCAAACCCAGTGTCCTTCAGTTTCCAGATCATTAACACCAAGCCAGTGCCATTCTGTAATTTTAGATGCCAGAAACCTCTAGAGAAAGGGCATTTTTCCCAAAAtgatataaatctaaattagtTTGACTAATACgatttttgtatgtgtgtgtgtgtgtgtgtgtgtgtgtatgcgtgtatatatatctatatctatctatctctctatatacatatatatatatatatatatatacactagtgatgcgcggatggcAGTTATACCCGCGGGCGCTGCGGATAATCCGCGGGTCGGGTGGGTCGGgttataaaaaaatgcattctgattatttgcggatgggtcgcgggtggatgagatgaatcaataatgacgcaaatattaactacattttctaaaatatcaACCTGGTTTAaatacttgtgtgtgtgtgtgtgtgtgtgtgtgtgtgtgtacttgtttttgctacattgtggggactaaatgtccccacaaggatagtaaaacctgaaacttttgacattgtggggactggcttgaggtccccatgggtacaaaagcttataaatcatacagaatgagtttttttgagaaagtaaaaatgcagaaagttttctgtaagggttaggtttaggggtagggttagggtaaggggatagaaaatacagtgaattagaattagaataattgcaAATGACGgtcgggtgcggttatctaaatcagagaaaaatacaggtgTGGGTGGGTGGGGGGCGGATAATTCATTTGAAGCTGTGGATTCGGGTGATGTTTgagctcatccgcgcatctctaatacacacacacacacacaaatctttGCATATTCAACAGTGCAAcagtgattatttatttattattattatttttatttttttttacctgttcTGTTTGGCTGGTTATGGTGACCAGATCAGCTCCTTTTGAAACACAGAAAGCACGACTGCTTGACCAGTTCATTTTATTAGAGCTGAAGAAGTACAACTTTCTGTGAAAATCTGTCAGGCTCACGTTACAGTTTAAAGACTTAactgtaaatgctgaaatgaaaagcatatgaaaattataattagTTGAGTTCgtgacattaaataatatttaattatttaatagtttGTAGAAATTTGTTGAATTCTTTCCCAAGCTTTTATGGGACTGGAGTACAGTCAGCTCACCTTCATAAAAGGACAGTCGTTCTCTAATGCTGGTGTAGTTGGATGTAAGTTCCTCAGTCTTACTTACCTTAACTGATACAGAGACaggaagaaagagaaaacaagCAGCTGGagaaatatgtttaaaagaCTGACTTGTATTCAGTACACAAAAAGAAATGAGTTGAACTGAAGCTGGTTCAGAATTAGTACACTCTGTCCAAGGCCTGCGATGTGTCTGAAGCTAACATAACTCACTGTCATTAATGTAGAGATGCTCTAACTCTTAACTCTTTGAATCAGCTCACCCTCATAAAAGGACAGTCGTTCAATAACTGTGGTGTAATTGGCTGTAAGTTCCTCCAACTCTCTTGCCATGACTGGTACGGAGACAGTTATGTtatgaaaatggaaaacaaaagcaAGCAGACAAATTCCCTCATGTAGTTATTTTTCTTTACTCACCGATAATGAAGCATGTTGTTTAATGCATAACAATACTATATACTCACTTGTGCCATTAGTTTTCTGGACAGACAGTTGCACTGAAACACTGACATCTGATTAAAGACAAAACAGTAGTAGCGAAGTCACTGACATGTCTGCTTATCCAGAATGCTAAGAACTGGAATTTGTTTCTGCATTAATGGGTCATAAAATGACACCTGATCTTCACCAAagtcacatatttatataaacaaagttAAACCGCCCATTGCTGTCATGAAAATTTCTCCAGGTCTTGCTggttttggttttccagcatattCTTATTATATTTAGGGCAAGTGCtagttaatattttaactaaTCCAGTGAATCTGTTAATtccctgacattttttttattgcataccATTCACATTTGGCAATGTTGTGTTAGCCTCACTGATCTACATGCTGTCTCAGGTTACCTCACGCAGAGACACCCAAAAACTTTTGGTGTTTTgggacccttcagaaatcaacaCATTTCTGCAATTTTCAGCCATTTCTTTGCTaagtacatttataatatgtcaaataagagacaaatgtattgttttgtgtgtgtgtgtgtgtgtgtgtgtatgaataaATAGTACTTtagcattttatataatttttctgtaaatggaaatttacaaataaatacatcataaaTTGTTTTGTAGAGCAgattcttttcttctttttttaaaagatcaagtgcaacaaaacacatgcaaactaCAGTCAACACAAGCTAACTTTGAATGAAAAAATTCTTAATGTGGGCATAATGAAAATTACTATGATGCTTAGTCCACTAAATATTTAAGCTTTATGCATGCCTTTGTAAAGATATCTTaaatttttaaaggaaaacattgTCTTTTTTTACCATTACTCACTGTGGAACCATTTAAGCCCACCTTATGTTTCAATGAGGAATCCCTCAAATTACAAACTTCTATTTGTAGATAGAatctattttagattttagatattatagATCTATTTTCTGAATGAAAGTGTTTAATGAAAagttctttttgtgtttttacctTACTAAACTTTTACCTTACCTTACTTACTACCTTactatatttagatatttaggcCTACAAATTACACATTGTGTAGCACCATTATATAATGGGTGTCTGCTGATGTTTGATAATACAAAAATCGTAGAGGCATGTTGTCTTTACCATAAgggcacagtaaaaaaaaaaaacctctgttCTAGCAAAACAGTTTAGAGTGGACAGAAAATCTTTTTGGGAGTGTGTGAAGGCCAAGATCAGAATTGATGCTCATTGGGGATGGGAGACCTTCCTCAGTTCAGTGGTAAAAAGCAATATTTCAGTGTCTTTAAGTAGACTGTAAACAAGAAGCTAGATTATGTTATATAGGCTAAGTGTAAAATGAAAGAAggaaaaatgtgatttaaatgtGGTTAGACTatagtgtgtattttttttttttctccaagatGTGGGCTTATTTGGAACACATGCAGGCTCAAATGGTGCCAAAGTATTGTAAGAGTTTAAACTGAGTTTAACAGAGTTGTGTAACTACAGACTTTATGttggaaaaataaatgctgatgttgtatttaaatattcagtgttaatttagcAGTATCCATTTTGTGTTGTTGGATATTGTTGTGAGGACTTATGACGAGGGAGAGAGGAGTCGGAGATAGCGGAATAAAGGAGAGAAGGCGTTAAGAAGAGCTCGTCCGTCTCTgagggttttattttattaatcttcTAACTTACTTAGTATTAAAGCCCCGAAAGCACCCACAAACAAGTATTACAGTATCAAGCCCATGCTGgacttttgactttattcatgagatatcttttaaaatatctattttgtaTTCTAAAGTGTACATCAACTATATTTTCAAATGAGAGAGAAATCTcacattttaacagattttttttataaagcatGTCAATATCTATGAAAAACACTTAAACTTAGATTTTGGTGGGCTTAATAGgttgtaatgccacgccagcagaggaagccctcaccctaggactgcctgcatgctccctctgctgcttctattgttacttcctgtttgacactatttaaagactgaccatgtgctctatactttgcgaagtattgccagtttcacctgccttaccgagcgtttactattactctgttggactacctgttgccgtcttgctTTGTTCCTGGATTTTGcatttacggattacccctgtttggattatttgcctgtttggactgatttcaaggtttgaccgTATTCTGCCTTTCGACTATCGCTCTCTGGATCACCCCTGTTGTCATGTTAGCCTTATTGGACTGTCTGctcggtatttgacccactgcctgtttatattctctgctgcttggattacgtttcATGTTGTGTTTGCTATTGGACTGCCTTCcggtattgaccctctgcctgctcTTGTGTATTCTGATTCCTTTAATAAACATCCGCTTTTGGATTCCACCTCTgcgtcctcgttacagaatacttcacCTACCAAGAATCCAGCGGAAACGATCAGCCAacatgaacccagcagtatctcgtctcctctgccttcgtcaaggGGACAAGGCTATAGAGGAATATGTAGAGGaattttgtggactgtgttaCCTTGTTGATTTTAATGACGTGGCACTGAAGGACATTTTTCGGGTGGGTTTGAATGATCCCATTCGTTCGTGGCTACCTGGAGGGAAAATTCATTGGTCACTGGAGAGATATATTGATCATGCCCTGCTATTAAGTGGATCCACATTTACTGTggggattgcggacgagggactccgcaatcccgcagtaaccaccacatCACAACCAGCTCACGTCATATCAAACAAACCAGAGACCCTTCACACCCCAACCTTCATGTCTGGTATTGTCACCATTGTGCCAGAACCCCCTCAAACCAAGTCTGCTagcgtcacgtctgccaagttACAGCCTGTTCACTCCACATCTGCCAGACCACAACcggctcacgccatgcctgccgctccagggcctgctcacgccatgcctgccgctccagggcctgctcacgccatgcctgccgctccagggcctgctcacgtgatggctgccattccagagccagtccacaaggtGGCTGCCTTCcccaagccagtccacaagatggccgccatcccagagccagtccacaagatggccaccatccccaaacctgttcacaagatggccgccattccagagccagttcacaagatggccgccatcccagagccactccataagatggtcgctgtctccgagtcacaccacatgatggcacacatactggactcacccctcatggctgtatgggcagctaaaatggcagctacccctggttccagtcaagttgcagctgtgtcaagtcaattcgcagctgcgtttcctgagccaagtaaagtcacagctgccacccccgagccaagcaagattacagctactgttcctgtgccaagtcaagctgcagagccaagtcaagctgcaggtgCTTCCtcagagtcaggtcaagttgcagctgtgtctcctgtgtcaagtcaagctacagctgctcctccaaagtccaaggcttccaagtcaagtctagttccagggtcaagtccagttccagggtcaagtctagctacagagcccggccaagctacagagcccggccaagctacagagcccggtcaagcaacagagtccggtcaagcaacagagtccggtcaagcaacagagtccggtcaagcaacagagtcaagtcaagccaaagctactgttctccatgaatcaagccaagttacagctgttctccatgagtcaagcaaggacacagctgttccccatgaatcaagccaatatacagctgttattctccacgagtcaagccaagatgcagctgttgttctccacgagtcaagtcaagatacagctgttgttctccacgaaccaagccaggttacagctgttctccacgagtcaagccaagacacagctgtggttctccgtgagtcaagccaagtcacagctgtgccccacgagtcaagccaagtcacagctgttccccacgagtcaagccaagtcacagctgtgccccacgagtcaagccaagtcacagctgtgccccacgagtcaagccaagacacagctgtggttctccgtgagtcaagccaagtcacagctgtgccccacgagtcaagccaagtcacagctgttccccacgagtcaagccaagtcacagctgttccccacgagtcaagccaagtcacagctgtgccccacgagtcaagccaagacacagctgtggttctccgtgagtcaagccaagtcacagctgtgccccacgagtcaagccaagtcacagctgttccccacgagtcaagccaagtcacagctgtgccccacgagtcaagccaagttacagctgtcgttcctgagccaagccatgttgttcctgagccaagccatgttgttcctgagtcaagttacgttgcagctgtgtttcccgagtcaagtcaagtttccaagtcaagtcaagttgcagctgcgtcccctgagtcaagtcaagtttccaagtcaagtttccgagtccagtcaggtcacagctgttgttccagcgtcaagtcacgttaaagctgtgtttcctgtgtcaagtcaggtcagagctgctcttccgaagtccagtcaagttacagctattgctcctgagtcaagtaaagctatagctgtagccctcaagtcaagcaaagtcacagccgtggttcctgagtcaagcaaagtcacagttgatcttcatgagccaagccaagttacagcagatcttcatgagccaagtcaagttgctgctgttattcccgaaccaaatcaagccacagctgatctccatgaaccaagtcaggttactgctgttgctcctgagtcaagtccggccacggcaggcctccctgagtcaagtcataaaactgttattctaccagaatctcaccaggtcccctctgaccttctcaagccacctcacgtatcagctgaccccgcagagcccacgctcccaagccacgcagagcccacgctcccaagccacgcagagcccacgctcccaagccacaagcCCATATCATCAGcaccctcaaggtcaacagacaccccattatctgctgtgctgcctgtaatggccgtagccatcttcagtgtgtgggctgcacactgtgctccagaggcctcgtctgtccatgagtctgctccagaggccttatcggtccacaagtctgctcccgaggcctcgcctgtccacgagtctgctcccgaggcctcgcctgtcgacgagtctacgccagaggcctcttctgtcaaagagtctgcgccaatgcccccagaagcagcagctctggctgcagaacctcctaaaggggcagcgtttccccaaggactctctgcctgtcctgtcacggccaggaaggccatttataacttccctgccacacctgcccaagcatctgcgcccatgcccccagaggtgtcagcgcaagctgtagatcctcctatgggggcggcgttccACGATGAACTCTCTACCTGCCATGTCGCAATCAAGAAGACCAAAGTAATCATTCAagtacacaccgctctgctatgcatgtcattggtcccactgtggatatctctgctcctgtttgctctgcctgttctgcctgccctgcaatggctccctgttatgcctgctctgcctgccccaccatggtcccctactctgccattgctccacggcccaggtcctccagtacttcacaatctgctactgctccacggcccaggtcctccaaggttccactgtctgccacagcttcacggcccaggccctccagtacttcacggtc of the Labeo rohita strain BAU-BD-2019 chromosome 19, IGBB_LRoh.1.0, whole genome shotgun sequence genome contains:
- the LOC127181739 gene encoding C-type lectin domain family 4 member E-like, with product MDLVYENSSFILSTVASAEKPSQCKGNSTKEQESERDVYLPKWTKVLLIVFAVCLLFAIGGLCILARMYVSVSVQLSVQKTNGTIMARELEELTANYTTVIERLSFYEVKVSKTEELTSNYTSIRERLSFYEAFTVKSLNCNVSLTDFHRKLYFFSSNKMNWSSSRAFCVSKGADLVTITSQTEQRFLASKITEWHWLGVNDLETEGHWVWVNNQTLSETGIQFWYKRTSEKSEPDNWKEDDHNGENCAIVKNDVNYLDSWFDVSCNYEMKFICEKKY